The DNA window TGCGCGAGGAGCTCACCGGCGCGGGCGACGGATTCGCCGAGGCGTGTCATGACATTCCTGGGGATCGATGGGACGGATGAGAAACGGACGGAGAAGAAAAGGGACGCATACGGAAGACGTATGCGAGCGGGGGACAGGTGGACGCGGACCAGTCTATTCGGCCCGGTGCCGCGTCCCGGCTGTCACACCCCCTGCGGTCGCCTCCTGCGGTCACACGCCCCGGCTGACGGAGCTCATGTTGAAGTCCGGCACGCGCAGGGCGGGCATCGCGGCCCGGGTGAAGTAGTCGCCCCACTCGCGCGGCAGCGTCGGCTCGGTGCGGCCCGCCTCGGTGGCGCGCGAGAGCACCGACACCGGGGACTCGTTGAAGCGGAAGTTGTTGACCTCGCCGACGACCTCGCCGTTCTCCACGAGATAGACGCCGTCCCGGGTCAGCCCCGTCAGCAGCAGCGACGCCGGGTCCACCTCGCGGATGTACCACAGGCAGGTCAGCAGCAGGCCGCGCTCGGTGGCCGCGACCATCTCGTCGAGCGTGCCGGTGCCCCCCGCGTCCAGGATGAGGTTGTCCACGAGCGGGGTGACCGGCAGGTCCGTGAGCCCGGCGCTGTGCCGCGTCGTGACCAGGTGCTCCAGCACGCCGTCGCGGATCCAGTCCGTCGGGCCGAGCGGCAGGCCGTTGTCGAAGACCGACGCGTCGTCCCCCGAGCTGGTCGTGAGCACGAACGGCGCGCACTCCAGGCCCGCGGCGTGCGGGTCGCTGCGCAGCGTCAGCGGCAGCGGGGACAGCTTCTCGCCGACCCGGGTGCCGCCGCCGGTCTTCGAGAAGACCGTCCGGCCCTCGGCGGCGTCACGGGCGGCCGCCGACCACATCTGGTAGACGAGCAGGTCGGCGACGGCGCTCGGCGGCAGCAGCGTCTCGTACCGCCCGGCCGGCAGCTCGATCTTCCGCTCGGCCCACGCGAGGCGCTGCGCCAGCTCGGCGTCCAGGGCCTGCGGGTCGACGTCGGTGAAGTCGCGCGTGGCCCGGCCCGCCCACGCGGAACGGGTGCCGTCCGGCGACTTGGCGTTGAGCTCCAGGGACCCGGTCGGCTGGTCGTGGCGCAGCCGCAGCCCGGTGGACGTGCCGAGGTAGTACGAGGAGACCTCGTGGAGGGCGAAGCCGTACAGCTCGCGGCCCTGCGCCCGGGCACCGGCGAAGGACTCGCCGAGCGCGGGAGCGAAGCCGTCGAAGACCGCGGATGAGGTCTCGGCGGGCGGGGCCGTGAAGTCGGGGGAGTGCGGGACGCCCGACACCAGCGGCTGGGCGTCCTCGGCCGGCCCGGCCTCGCGCGCGGCGGCCTCGGCGGCCCGCACCAGCGGCTCCAGCTCAGCGGTCGTGACGGCCGACCGCGAGACGACGCCCGAGGCGGTGCCCTCGGCGCCGTCCACCGTGGCGATCACCGTGACGGTACGGCCGCGGGTGACGCCGTTGGTGGTGAGCGCGTTGCGTGCCCAGCGGAGGTTGGCGGTGGAGCGCTCGCCGGCGATGACCATGCAGCCGTCGGCACGGGACAGCTCCAGGGCGCGCTCGACGATCTCGTGCGGCTGGTTACGAGGGCTCACTGACCCGCCTCCTCGGTGGTGTTCAAGATGTTGACGTTCTCGAAGAGGGCCGAGGGGCAGCCGTGGGATACGGCCGCGACCTGCCCGGGCTGGGCCTTCCCGCAGTTGAACGCGCCGCCCAGGACATACGTCTGCGGCCCGCCGACGGCCGTCATCGAGCCCCAGAAGTCCGTGGTCGTGGCCTGGTAGGCCACGTCCCGCAGCTGCCCCGCCAGCCGGCCGTTCTCGATGCGATAGAACCGCTGTCCTGTGAATTGAAAGTTGTACCTCTGCATGTCGATCGACCATGAGCGGTCGCCGACCACGTAGATCCCGCGCTCGACGCCGGAGATCATCTCCTCGGTCGACGGCCCGCCGGGCGCCGGCTGCAGGGAGACGTTGGCCATCCGCTGGACCGGCACGTGGGAGGGGGAGTCGGCGAACGCGCAGCCGTTGGAGCGTTCGAAGCCGGTCAGCTTCGCGATGCGGCGGTCCAGCTGGTAGCCGACCAGGATGCCGTCCTTGACGAGGTCCCAGGACTGGGCCTCGACGCCCTCGTCGTCGTAGCCGGTGGTCGCGAGCCCGTGCTCGGCGGTCCGGTCGCCGGTGACGTTCATCAGCTCCGAGCCGTACTTCAGCGAGCCCAGCCGGTCGAAGGTCGCGAAGGACGTGCCCGCGTACGCGGCCTCGTAGCCCAGCGCGCGGTCCAGCTCGGTGGCGTGGCCGATCGACTCGTGGATCGTCAGCCACAGGTTGGACGGGTCGACCACCAGGTCGTACGAGCCCGCCTCGACGCTCGGGGCGCGCATCTTCTCGGCCAGCAGCGCGGGGATCTCCGCCAGCTCGGCGTCCCAGTCCCAGCCGGTGCCCGTCAGGTACTCCCAGCCGCGGCCGGCCGGGGGCGCGATGGTGCGCATCGCGTCGAAGCCGCCGGTGGCGGGGTCGACCGCGACCGCCGTCAGCTGCGGGTGCAGCCGGACGCGCTGCTGGGTGGTGGTCGTGCCCGCCGAGTCGGCGTAGAACTTGTTCTCCTGGACGGTCAGCAGCGAGGCGTCCGCGTGCGCCACCCCGTCCGCCGCCAGCAGCCGCGAGCTCCAGTCCGCGAGCAGCTCGCCCTTCTCCGCGTCCGGCACGTCGAAGGGGTTGATCTCGTAGGACGACACCCAGGTCCGGTCGGCGTGCACCGGCTCGTCCGCCAGCTCCACCCTCTCGTCCGAGCCGGCCGCCGCGATCACCTTCGCCGACAGCCGCGCCATCGCCACGGCCTGCCCCGCCACCCGGGCCGCCGCGTCCATCGTCAGCTCGACGCCCGCCGCGAAGCCCCAGCTCCCGCCGTGCACCACCCGCACCGCATACCCCAGGTCGGTGGTGTCGGAGGTGCCGGCCGGCCGGGCGTCCCTCAGCCGCCAGGAGGCGCTGCGCACCCGCTCCAGGCGGAAGTCCGCGTGGTCGGCCCCCAGCGCGCGGGCGCGCGCGAGGGCCGCGTCGGCGAGTTGCCGCAGCGGCAGCGCGAGGAACGACTCGTCGATTTCATGTGGCACGGATGGCCTCCCCTAGGCATGCAATGTCTCCCGAGGACGCAGTGAATCACGCCCCGCCGCCCATGGTCCCGGGCTTTTGCCCAGTTCAGGGGCGGATCGGGGAATGCCCCCCGCACGGGTCCGGACGGGCCTCGCAGCTCTGCTTTCTGTAGGGACCCCACAGGGTCCGCCATGTGCTCCTGTTAGGGGCGGGCTGCACGTCAGAGGCCTCGGCCCGATAGTTTTCGTACGGTACAGACGACCAATGGCAGCCAGCTGGCAGCTACACGTGAAGGAAGGGTGGTCCTTTGAGCCGCTCGGTTCTGGTCACCGGAGGAAACCGGGGCATCGGCCTCGCCATCGCCCGCGCCTTCGCGGAGGCGGGCGACAAGGTCGCCTTCACCTACCGCTCGGGAGAGCCGCCGGCCGCCCTCCTGGACCTGGGGTGCCTCCCCGTGAAGTGCGACATCACGGACCCCGAGCAGGTCGAGCAGGCCTACAAGGAGATCGAGGAGAAGCAGGGCGCGGTCGAGGTGCTGGTGGCCAACGCCGGCGTCACCCGCGACCAGCTGCTCCTGCGCATGTCCGAGGACGACTTCACCTCCGTCGTCGACACCAACCTCACCGGCACCTTCCGGGTCGTCAAGCGGGCCTCGAAGGGCATGCTGCGCGCCCGCAAGGGCCGCGTCGTGCTGATCTCCTCCGTGGTG is part of the Streptomyces roseifaciens genome and encodes:
- a CDS encoding metallopeptidase TldD-related protein, translating into MSPRNQPHEIVERALELSRADGCMVIAGERSTANLRWARNALTTNGVTRGRTVTVIATVDGAEGTASGVVSRSAVTTAELEPLVRAAEAAAREAGPAEDAQPLVSGVPHSPDFTAPPAETSSAVFDGFAPALGESFAGARAQGRELYGFALHEVSSYYLGTSTGLRLRHDQPTGSLELNAKSPDGTRSAWAGRATRDFTDVDPQALDAELAQRLAWAERKIELPAGRYETLLPPSAVADLLVYQMWSAAARDAAEGRTVFSKTGGGTRVGEKLSPLPLTLRSDPHAAGLECAPFVLTTSSGDDASVFDNGLPLGPTDWIRDGVLEHLVTTRHSAGLTDLPVTPLVDNLILDAGGTGTLDEMVAATERGLLLTCLWYIREVDPASLLLTGLTRDGVYLVENGEVVGEVNNFRFNESPVSVLSRATEAGRTEPTLPREWGDYFTRAAMPALRVPDFNMSSVSRGV
- the fabG gene encoding 3-oxoacyl-[acyl-carrier-protein] reductase; protein product: MSRSVLVTGGNRGIGLAIARAFAEAGDKVAFTYRSGEPPAALLDLGCLPVKCDITDPEQVEQAYKEIEEKQGAVEVLVANAGVTRDQLLLRMSEDDFTSVVDTNLTGTFRVVKRASKGMLRARKGRVVLISSVVGLLGSAGQANYAASKAGLVGFARSIARELGSRNITCNVVAPGFVDTDMTRVLTDEQREGITKQVPLARYAQPEEIAASVRFLASDEAAYITGAVIPVDGGLGMGH
- a CDS encoding TldD/PmbA family protein; this encodes MPHEIDESFLALPLRQLADAALARARALGADHADFRLERVRSASWRLRDARPAGTSDTTDLGYAVRVVHGGSWGFAAGVELTMDAAARVAGQAVAMARLSAKVIAAAGSDERVELADEPVHADRTWVSSYEINPFDVPDAEKGELLADWSSRLLAADGVAHADASLLTVQENKFYADSAGTTTTQQRVRLHPQLTAVAVDPATGGFDAMRTIAPPAGRGWEYLTGTGWDWDAELAEIPALLAEKMRAPSVEAGSYDLVVDPSNLWLTIHESIGHATELDRALGYEAAYAGTSFATFDRLGSLKYGSELMNVTGDRTAEHGLATTGYDDEGVEAQSWDLVKDGILVGYQLDRRIAKLTGFERSNGCAFADSPSHVPVQRMANVSLQPAPGGPSTEEMISGVERGIYVVGDRSWSIDMQRYNFQFTGQRFYRIENGRLAGQLRDVAYQATTTDFWGSMTAVGGPQTYVLGGAFNCGKAQPGQVAAVSHGCPSALFENVNILNTTEEAGQ